One Dethiosulfovibrio faecalis genomic region harbors:
- a CDS encoding DUF2190 family protein: MRTYVEIGGRMDYTPTEDVSVDDVVVLGGRIGVATTDIPAGKMGVLAVVGVFRLPAVTGTAFAPGEALYWDASAGSLTRDGTGDKPLAGYAWTPKAASANFGEVKID, translated from the coding sequence GTGAGAACTTACGTGGAGATAGGCGGCAGGATGGATTACACGCCGACCGAGGATGTGTCCGTAGACGATGTGGTCGTTTTGGGGGGAAGGATCGGAGTGGCTACTACCGATATACCGGCTGGGAAGATGGGAGTTCTGGCCGTGGTGGGGGTGTTCCGGCTGCCCGCCGTGACGGGGACGGCCTTCGCTCCCGGAGAGGCTCTTTACTGGGATGCCTCTGCCGGAAGCCTGACCAGGGACGGTACGGGCGACAAACCCCTGGCGGGGTACGCCTGGACTCCGAAGGCGGCTTCGGCGAACTTCGGAGAGGTGAAAATCGACTGA
- a CDS encoding phage holin family protein, which translates to MLDDIMETLRHILALLLPPALMAMGGSAVKYGRLHRSESFSWRDFMVGMATAGFAGVVMHCLCRGLGLNIWITSAVVAMSGYSAGQLLDYGQELLLKWLERKAR; encoded by the coding sequence TTGCTTGATGACATCATGGAGACGTTGCGTCATATCCTGGCTCTTCTTTTGCCGCCCGCCTTGATGGCCATGGGAGGGTCGGCGGTTAAATATGGCCGCCTTCACCGGTCCGAGTCCTTCTCCTGGAGAGATTTTATGGTCGGGATGGCAACGGCCGGTTTTGCCGGAGTGGTTATGCACTGTCTTTGCCGCGGCCTGGGACTGAACATCTGGATCACTTCGGCTGTGGTGGCCATGTCCGGATATAGCGCAGGTCAGCTGTTGGATTACGGACAGGAACTGCTTCTGAAGTGGCTGGAGCGTAAGGCGAGATAA
- a CDS encoding phage tail tape measure protein: MSKRDVQINVGARVDQAVSAFDRLQKTLYLNGHRLETYGQSVGKVFDPAMKGLVAAGLAAKAAAAGTGLAAFSVAQDLEEAMAVVVQKTGEGEEALKEYEDIVRRLFRENPVSGYGEVAQALAAVRVATGAAGEALEKLTQQYLSLSDVTGVDLNNAVRLGSRLFGDWSISTDKQTEALDALFVASRSTGASIENLAEKAVTYGTKFRQLGFSLEEALGLLGKWEKEGVSTEKALSGLGQAITNMTRSGVRNLVQGWKDLTNSIKNATTEGDAINKAVKYFGADAGPDMAAAIRENRFELGALVDVLSKAEGAIETADEETSTLIESLQSLRNTAKDKLLEPLGDEVSRYVAHVAELLEVLVEWADENQVLKGSVDAFFEGLGLGNIQVEEFKEALQKVDVASFTDQCETFGRMLKAIYRSFKTIADMIPWELLIEHADSLTKIIIYGWASGKVLSIAGGVLSLAGSFGDLADMMEKFNKVAAFIEGTFIAKWLIKSGAALSETIDKLGDSGRLSRWAKDFRNEMRALIKYKGALFYELKLALGGAGANIGLDMGLEDLERFEEALKGDKEALESLPEPIQEWIEKNKKTSVSLKETSKAVEDLDDKIKNVSDDMKKLEEEPLSLTSLFDDEELFDNPDDLLARWVSDKPIRKIDLAISDLKKRVVEIKAGGKEAMETLGVSAEEAGAVMRDSILKAVEEIKKSLADEDPYMATAFVSAMEKMGTEGGDALMASIAGAMGKGQDSIVKILTGAIQDGFIKGPALTEAMKLIQKRTDELVKKTGDRIEKEYAGMKFSSALMGDLKAYHAKLELSNLGVQSRMPNFSGKGGFGGTVNKVSAPISIQIGTVNVKRPEDADKTGREIGRGIVKSFDLGY, encoded by the coding sequence TTGTCCAAGCGGGACGTACAGATAAACGTAGGGGCTCGTGTAGATCAGGCCGTGAGCGCCTTCGACAGATTGCAGAAAACCCTCTATCTGAACGGTCACCGCCTGGAGACCTACGGCCAGTCGGTAGGGAAGGTCTTCGATCCGGCTATGAAGGGGCTGGTGGCGGCAGGCCTTGCGGCCAAAGCCGCCGCCGCGGGAACCGGATTGGCCGCTTTCTCGGTGGCTCAGGACCTCGAGGAGGCCATGGCGGTCGTCGTCCAGAAAACCGGAGAAGGCGAAGAGGCCCTGAAAGAATACGAGGACATCGTCAGAAGGCTTTTCAGGGAAAACCCGGTGTCCGGATACGGAGAGGTGGCCCAGGCTCTGGCGGCTGTTCGGGTGGCGACCGGGGCCGCCGGTGAGGCTCTGGAGAAACTGACCCAGCAGTATCTGTCCCTGTCGGACGTCACCGGAGTGGATCTCAACAACGCGGTTCGTCTGGGTTCCAGGCTCTTCGGAGACTGGTCCATCTCGACGGATAAACAGACCGAGGCGCTGGATGCGCTGTTCGTTGCGTCCAGATCGACGGGGGCTTCCATAGAAAACCTGGCGGAGAAGGCCGTTACCTATGGAACCAAGTTCAGGCAGCTGGGTTTCTCCCTGGAGGAGGCTCTCGGGTTGTTGGGCAAGTGGGAAAAGGAAGGGGTCAGCACCGAAAAGGCCCTCTCCGGTCTTGGCCAGGCGATAACCAACATGACCCGAAGCGGTGTCCGGAATCTGGTTCAGGGATGGAAGGACCTTACGAATAGCATAAAGAACGCCACCACCGAAGGAGATGCCATAAACAAGGCCGTGAAATACTTCGGCGCCGATGCAGGTCCGGACATGGCGGCGGCTATCAGGGAGAACCGCTTCGAGCTTGGAGCGTTGGTGGATGTCTTGTCGAAGGCCGAGGGAGCGATCGAAACGGCCGACGAGGAAACATCTACGTTGATAGAGTCTCTTCAATCACTTAGGAATACCGCGAAAGACAAGCTCCTTGAGCCGTTGGGAGACGAGGTGTCTCGATATGTCGCCCACGTTGCCGAACTGCTGGAGGTTCTCGTCGAATGGGCGGACGAGAACCAGGTGCTTAAGGGTTCGGTTGATGCCTTCTTCGAAGGATTGGGGTTAGGCAATATACAAGTGGAAGAGTTCAAAGAGGCGTTGCAGAAGGTCGATGTCGCCTCCTTCACCGATCAGTGCGAGACCTTCGGCAGAATGCTGAAGGCTATCTATCGATCGTTTAAGACCATAGCCGACATGATCCCCTGGGAGCTCCTGATAGAACACGCCGACAGCCTGACCAAGATCATAATATACGGGTGGGCCTCCGGTAAGGTTTTGTCCATAGCCGGAGGAGTTCTAAGCCTTGCGGGATCTTTTGGCGATTTGGCCGACATGATGGAGAAGTTCAACAAGGTGGCGGCTTTTATCGAGGGTACTTTCATCGCTAAGTGGCTTATAAAAAGCGGGGCGGCATTATCGGAGACGATCGATAAGTTGGGAGACAGTGGACGACTGTCCCGCTGGGCCAAGGACTTTCGCAACGAGATGCGGGCGTTGATCAAGTACAAGGGAGCTTTGTTCTACGAGCTTAAACTCGCTCTTGGCGGTGCCGGGGCGAATATAGGCCTGGATATGGGGCTTGAGGATCTGGAAAGGTTCGAAGAGGCCTTGAAGGGAGATAAAGAGGCCCTCGAAAGTCTGCCTGAACCGATTCAGGAATGGATAGAGAAGAACAAAAAGACGAGTGTATCGCTGAAGGAAACCTCCAAGGCCGTCGAGGATTTGGACGATAAGATCAAAAACGTATCGGATGATATGAAAAAGCTTGAAGAGGAGCCGTTGTCTCTTACGAGTCTATTCGATGATGAAGAGCTTTTTGATAACCCCGACGATCTCCTAGCCAGGTGGGTTAGCGATAAGCCGATCAGAAAGATAGATTTAGCCATCTCGGACCTTAAGAAGCGTGTAGTGGAGATAAAAGCCGGCGGCAAAGAGGCGATGGAAACATTGGGAGTCTCCGCCGAAGAGGCCGGTGCCGTGATGAGAGACTCCATATTGAAGGCGGTAGAGGAGATAAAGAAGTCTCTCGCCGACGAGGATCCCTATATGGCCACCGCCTTCGTATCCGCCATGGAGAAGATGGGAACGGAGGGAGGAGACGCTCTTATGGCCTCCATAGCCGGGGCCATGGGCAAGGGGCAGGATTCCATCGTAAAGATTCTGACCGGGGCCATTCAGGACGGCTTTATAAAAGGTCCCGCTCTGACGGAGGCCATGAAGCTCATTCAGAAGAGGACGGACGAGCTCGTCAAAAAAACCGGAGATCGGATAGAAAAAGAATATGCCGGTATGAAATTCAGCTCCGCCTTGATGGGAGATCTGAAAGCCTACCACGCCAAGCTGGAGCTTTCAAACCTGGGGGTTCAAAGCAGAATGCCGAATTTCTCCGGCAAGGGCGGATTCGGCGGAACGGTCAACAAGGTTTCCGCCCCTATATCGATACAGATAGGCACGGTCAACGTAAAACGTCCGGAGGATGCGGACAAGACCGGTCGGGAGATCGGCCGGGGGATAGTCAAGTCCTTCGATCTGGGGTACTGA
- a CDS encoding head-tail joining protein, which yields MGSFRDHLTSTVEALFKGDWADTVVYNGSEIRAIIRKGRTGTDGTGFGSDGSSTEGTLRIRLSDVDPCEGDEVVEADGKVWSVVREISRSMTTALLEIRTDRSFL from the coding sequence ATGGGATCTTTTCGGGATCACCTGACATCTACGGTGGAAGCCCTTTTCAAAGGTGATTGGGCCGACACGGTGGTCTATAACGGTAGCGAGATCCGGGCGATCATCCGTAAGGGCAGGACCGGAACCGACGGAACGGGCTTCGGGTCGGACGGTTCCTCCACGGAAGGAACTTTGAGGATAAGACTTTCCGATGTGGATCCCTGCGAAGGAGACGAGGTCGTCGAGGCCGACGGAAAGGTCTGGTCGGTGGTTAGAGAGATCTCCCGTTCCATGACGACGGCTCTGTTGGAGATCCGGACGGATCGGTCGTTTCTGTAA
- a CDS encoding phage portal protein yields MSWFGKAGYVLDRAVGLVAPGAGARRMDDRAKMEARWEKRNYDAARIDRYGSGWVAVNKRPDETDRVYRDRIRARARDLERNNGIAQSVLLAMERHVVGTGLRPQAKILDADGTENEKLNREIEALWEVWAKPKNCDITGHDGFYGLQRMMVRRMVTDGEIYPILTAPEDGFIPLQIQMMEADALATWMPRAKDKRIVSGVEVNEYWRPLAYWFYRDDMETSSFGRTTEAVRVDAGRVLPMFVKTRPQAVRGISQFAHVMGNIRDSGEYMDAELMAARIAACFAAFIKTGSGNTPSIGRNATVQDALGRDKNVTRLEPGIVNTLPDGADVEFANPTHPNTGASDFVALQQRLIGAGTGQSYEVVSRDVSRTNYSSARAASLEDEEGYKVLRQFMVERVLEPLWEAFVCACVLSGKLNIRDYFQRPDVYNRCRWVPPGRQWVDPLKEVSAITKEMEAGITTLQDVCASKGKDWREVLEQISREREYMTSLNLGGLAGSSGIGQEALSLMALDNGKGE; encoded by the coding sequence ATGTCGTGGTTTGGTAAGGCGGGTTACGTGCTGGACCGGGCCGTGGGACTGGTGGCTCCCGGAGCCGGTGCCAGACGTATGGACGACAGGGCCAAGATGGAGGCCCGATGGGAGAAACGCAACTACGACGCCGCCAGGATAGACCGCTACGGAAGCGGTTGGGTGGCGGTGAATAAAAGGCCGGACGAAACCGACCGAGTCTACAGGGATAGGATAAGGGCCAGGGCGAGAGACCTCGAACGAAACAACGGAATTGCTCAGAGCGTTCTGCTTGCCATGGAGCGTCACGTCGTAGGCACGGGGCTACGGCCTCAGGCTAAAATCCTCGATGCCGACGGAACGGAGAACGAAAAGCTGAACCGGGAGATAGAGGCCCTGTGGGAGGTGTGGGCGAAGCCGAAGAACTGCGACATAACCGGCCACGACGGGTTTTACGGTCTTCAGCGGATGATGGTCCGCCGGATGGTTACGGATGGAGAGATATACCCGATTCTCACGGCTCCGGAGGACGGATTCATTCCGTTGCAGATACAGATGATGGAGGCCGACGCCCTTGCGACCTGGATGCCCCGGGCGAAGGATAAGCGGATAGTTTCGGGAGTGGAGGTCAACGAGTACTGGCGTCCTCTGGCCTATTGGTTCTACAGGGACGACATGGAGACGTCCTCTTTCGGCAGAACCACCGAGGCGGTGAGAGTGGATGCCGGGCGGGTGTTGCCGATGTTCGTAAAGACCAGACCTCAGGCGGTGAGGGGCATAAGCCAGTTCGCCCATGTCATGGGCAATATCAGAGACTCGGGAGAGTACATGGATGCCGAGCTGATGGCGGCCAGGATAGCGGCGTGCTTCGCCGCCTTCATAAAGACGGGAAGCGGGAACACTCCGTCGATAGGAAGGAACGCCACGGTCCAGGACGCCCTGGGCAGGGATAAGAACGTCACCAGACTCGAGCCGGGAATAGTGAATACCCTTCCGGACGGGGCGGATGTGGAGTTCGCCAACCCGACCCACCCGAATACCGGTGCCTCTGATTTCGTGGCTTTGCAGCAGAGACTGATAGGGGCGGGAACAGGGCAGAGCTACGAGGTGGTGAGCAGGGACGTCAGTCGAACGAACTACAGCTCGGCCAGGGCCGCATCCCTCGAGGACGAGGAAGGATACAAGGTGCTGAGGCAGTTCATGGTCGAGAGGGTCCTCGAGCCTCTATGGGAGGCCTTCGTCTGTGCCTGCGTTCTGTCCGGAAAGCTGAACATACGGGATTATTTTCAGCGTCCCGATGTGTATAACCGGTGCCGGTGGGTTCCTCCCGGAAGGCAGTGGGTGGATCCACTCAAAGAGGTATCGGCTATCACGAAGGAGATGGAGGCCGGAATAACAACCCTTCAGGATGTATGTGCCTCCAAGGGCAAGGATTGGAGGGAGGTGTTGGAGCAGATATCGCGAGAGAGGGAGTATATGACGTCCCTTAATCTCGGAGGTCTTGCCGGATCTTCCGGGATAGGGCAGGAGGCTCTTTCGTTGATGGCTCTGGATAACGGGAAAGGAGAGTGA
- the tadA gene encoding tRNA adenosine(34) deaminase TadA, whose product MRNKNFMDLAIEEAKKAASEGDIPVGAVVVYKDEVIGRGRNLRRIDHDPTSHAEIVAIREAAKARGSWNLSGCEIYVTLEPCPMCAGAIVQSRIAKVVYGCTDPKAGASGTLYDITRDTRLNHRCEVIKGIEENRCRKMLQDFFVECRNKKRKTNDTSLGSP is encoded by the coding sequence ATGAGGAACAAAAATTTTATGGATTTAGCCATAGAAGAGGCGAAAAAAGCCGCCTCTGAGGGAGACATTCCCGTAGGTGCCGTGGTCGTTTACAAAGACGAGGTAATCGGGAGAGGCAGAAACTTGAGAAGGATCGACCACGATCCCACATCCCATGCGGAGATAGTCGCCATAAGGGAGGCAGCGAAAGCAAGAGGAAGCTGGAACCTCTCGGGATGCGAGATATACGTAACTCTCGAACCCTGCCCGATGTGTGCCGGAGCTATCGTTCAGTCGAGGATAGCCAAGGTGGTTTACGGTTGCACCGATCCAAAAGCTGGAGCAAGCGGAACCCTGTACGACATAACCAGGGACACCAGGTTGAACCACAGGTGCGAGGTCATAAAAGGAATCGAAGAGAACAGATGCAGAAAGATGCTACAGGACTTCTTCGTCGAATGTCGAAATAAAAAAAGGAAAACCAACGATACTTCTCTAGGAAGCCCCTAA
- a CDS encoding tyrosine-type recombinase/integrase: MITDVEIRKTKPGDKVIRLVDERGLSLEIRPTGRKVWKLRIWKNGKESKKTLGEYPGVSLMKARQIRDEIKSSSTSPTDTTFAKLAHEWLAVRMRPTKAPRYIETLVYKIDTLLIPHIGDKIVRSLTAPELLQVIRKIEARGTIETARRTRQMCGQILRYGVATGRCDRDVAADLKGALQPVKTTHMATITDPARIGQLMRDIDAGLVGQIKYALLFQAYTFARPGELRKAEWIEFDDATWKIPAEKMKMKRVHWVPLSRQTVEVLNKLKEISGKSQYLFPSIRSTVKPMSDATVLAALRRLGYTQEEMTGHGFRSMFSTIANEHGWPPDVIERQLAHVPKNAVRAAYNHAEYLPQRRELMQWWADWLDEQREEIRP; the protein is encoded by the coding sequence GTGATCACTGACGTTGAAATACGCAAAACAAAACCGGGCGATAAGGTTATCCGGCTGGTGGACGAAAGGGGCCTGTCTCTGGAGATTCGTCCTACAGGTAGAAAGGTATGGAAACTTAGGATCTGGAAGAACGGAAAAGAGAGCAAAAAGACCTTAGGAGAATATCCTGGGGTCTCCCTCATGAAAGCTCGTCAGATAAGAGATGAGATCAAATCGTCTTCAACATCCCCCACAGACACAACCTTCGCAAAACTGGCCCACGAATGGCTTGCGGTCCGTATGAGACCGACGAAAGCGCCTCGATATATAGAGACTCTGGTCTATAAAATAGACACCCTGCTAATTCCCCATATAGGGGATAAAATCGTCCGATCCCTTACAGCTCCAGAGTTGCTGCAAGTTATCAGGAAAATAGAGGCCAGAGGAACTATAGAAACCGCCAGACGAACTCGCCAGATGTGTGGGCAGATCCTTAGATACGGAGTGGCAACAGGAAGGTGCGACAGAGATGTCGCCGCCGACCTCAAGGGAGCCCTGCAACCGGTCAAGACTACCCACATGGCCACCATCACCGACCCCGCCCGGATTGGGCAACTCATGAGAGATATCGATGCCGGATTGGTTGGACAGATCAAGTACGCACTCTTATTCCAGGCATACACATTTGCCCGACCTGGCGAATTGAGGAAGGCAGAATGGATTGAATTCGACGACGCCACCTGGAAAATACCGGCTGAAAAGATGAAGATGAAACGAGTTCACTGGGTCCCCTTATCACGTCAAACAGTAGAGGTCCTCAATAAGCTCAAGGAGATCTCCGGCAAATCCCAGTATCTTTTTCCATCGATAAGGTCTACGGTCAAGCCGATGTCCGACGCCACCGTTTTAGCTGCTTTACGCAGATTAGGATACACTCAAGAGGAGATGACCGGTCACGGATTCCGTTCGATGTTCTCGACAATCGCCAACGAGCATGGCTGGCCACCGGACGTCATAGAAAGGCAGCTCGCACACGTCCCCAAGAACGCCGTACGAGCCGCCTACAACCACGCCGAATATCTGCCTCAACGACGTGAGCTTATGCAATGGTGGGCAGACTGGCTAGACGAACAAAGAGAAGAGATTAGACCATAG
- a CDS encoding prohead protease/major capsid protein fusion protein → MTGFRGERAGTCYRDVPVDGTYYREIAGVETKGTESSRTVELSFSSESPVSRWGEVEYLSHDQGAVDLKRLEEMGVLLWNHKSDVPIGSIEKVWIDESSRKGRALVRFDDDEESDRIYRKVLAGSLKSVSVGYRVENWEKVPAGGTSSNGRFAGPCYVGTRWEGLEISIVSVPADPSVGVNRNTEGGDDDVRRDLPLPEPENGVGNNGAAANPEKTLPEGEAGGRSADGGNQNRSTNDIPPSHRNFPVGGAPDSNVLQILRAERERVAEIQEMGRSFDIDLGEFIRSGAELDTVRAEVMKKLKETRQAISVPGRVTEDEKEKFRSAARDALLIRGGLPVEEPAAGSMDLRGYRLERMAEECLTRMGERVGGNPMEMIGRALTTSDLPVILGSVANVSLMEGWGVQEESYLKWMDDSGVVTDFKEHTGARAGEVDDLLPLPESGEYKSGSMGEESEAWKIGTFGRTFSISRQSIVNDALGVLTDIPRKMGEAARRKVADVGYQAFLDNPKMGDKKDLFCTHHGNLQPAAAFSFTDFEATLTALSLMVQAMKRQTDLSGKRRLNIIPKFLVVPVALELAARRFLKQTETPLSVDTAANKANGGGANPYAGAFELVSDPRLDDVSETAFYMAAEKGKTVKLFFLNGIKEPYLEQQQGWNVDGTSYKVRIDVGAKAMDWRGFQKNPGA, encoded by the coding sequence GTGACCGGTTTTAGAGGTGAGAGGGCTGGAACCTGCTACAGGGATGTCCCTGTAGACGGGACCTACTACAGGGAGATAGCCGGAGTTGAAACCAAGGGCACTGAGAGCTCCAGAACGGTGGAGCTCTCTTTTTCGTCCGAGTCTCCGGTTTCTCGCTGGGGAGAGGTGGAATATCTATCCCACGATCAGGGTGCCGTCGATTTGAAACGATTGGAGGAAATGGGAGTCCTGCTCTGGAATCACAAATCCGACGTTCCAATCGGTTCGATAGAGAAGGTCTGGATAGATGAATCTTCCAGGAAGGGGCGGGCGCTAGTCCGGTTCGACGACGACGAGGAAAGCGACAGGATCTACAGAAAGGTTCTGGCCGGATCTCTCAAGAGCGTATCGGTGGGCTACAGGGTGGAGAACTGGGAAAAGGTTCCGGCCGGTGGTACGTCCAGCAACGGTCGTTTTGCCGGGCCCTGTTACGTGGGTACCAGATGGGAAGGACTGGAGATTTCCATCGTGTCGGTTCCCGCCGATCCGTCGGTGGGAGTAAACAGAAATACTGAAGGAGGAGATGACGACGTGAGAAGAGATCTACCTTTACCTGAGCCTGAGAACGGGGTAGGAAACAACGGGGCGGCTGCGAATCCGGAAAAAACTCTCCCCGAGGGGGAGGCGGGGGGACGGTCCGCCGACGGCGGGAATCAGAACAGATCCACAAACGACATCCCCCCTTCTCATAGGAATTTCCCCGTAGGAGGAGCTCCAGATAGCAATGTGCTTCAGATCCTCAGGGCCGAGCGGGAGAGGGTGGCGGAGATCCAGGAGATGGGAAGATCCTTCGATATCGATCTTGGCGAATTCATCCGTTCCGGTGCGGAACTCGACACGGTGAGAGCCGAGGTCATGAAAAAGCTCAAGGAGACGCGGCAGGCAATCTCCGTTCCCGGCAGGGTGACGGAGGACGAGAAGGAGAAGTTCCGTTCCGCTGCCAGAGATGCGCTCTTGATCCGCGGCGGTCTGCCCGTAGAGGAACCTGCCGCTGGCTCCATGGATCTGAGAGGCTACAGGCTGGAGAGAATGGCCGAGGAATGCCTGACCCGGATGGGCGAGCGGGTCGGGGGAAATCCCATGGAGATGATAGGCCGCGCCCTGACCACCTCGGACCTTCCCGTCATCCTGGGAAGCGTTGCGAACGTCTCTCTTATGGAAGGGTGGGGCGTTCAGGAGGAGAGCTATCTTAAGTGGATGGACGACTCCGGCGTCGTGACCGATTTCAAGGAACACACCGGGGCGAGGGCCGGAGAGGTGGACGATCTGCTTCCTCTGCCGGAATCCGGAGAGTACAAGAGCGGATCCATGGGCGAGGAGTCGGAGGCCTGGAAGATAGGGACCTTCGGTCGTACGTTCTCCATATCCAGACAGTCGATCGTAAACGACGCTCTGGGCGTACTGACCGATATTCCCCGGAAGATGGGCGAGGCCGCCAGGCGCAAGGTGGCCGACGTGGGCTACCAGGCTTTTCTGGATAACCCCAAGATGGGCGACAAGAAGGATCTTTTCTGTACCCATCACGGAAACCTTCAGCCTGCGGCGGCTTTCAGCTTCACCGATTTCGAGGCCACTTTGACGGCGCTAAGCCTCATGGTGCAGGCCATGAAGCGGCAGACGGACCTTTCCGGAAAGAGGCGGCTGAACATCATTCCCAAGTTCCTGGTGGTGCCGGTGGCTCTGGAGCTTGCGGCCAGGAGGTTCCTCAAACAGACCGAAACTCCTCTGTCGGTGGACACCGCGGCGAACAAAGCCAACGGAGGAGGAGCAAACCCCTACGCCGGAGCCTTCGAGCTCGTGTCCGATCCCAGATTGGACGACGTGAGCGAGACCGCTTTCTACATGGCCGCCGAGAAGGGCAAGACGGTAAAGCTGTTCTTCCTGAACGGGATCAAGGAACCCTATCTGGAACAGCAGCAGGGATGGAACGTGGACGGAACGAGCTACAAGGTGCGAATAGACGTGGGGGCCAAGGCCATGGACTGGCGCGGTTTCCAGAAGAACCCCGGGGCGTAG
- a CDS encoding BRO family protein, with translation MAWLYVNRMEVQGRSVDLSETVAVMERNDEKGEIRSVFDFFRAAESRREAEEMIDVLEVNPVAGDSDLRLFEFERKPVRIVFIDGNPWWVAKDVCEVLEISRVDSALRALDADEKGTQILSTPGGDQAMSVISESGLYTLIMRSNKPEAKRFKRWVTHELLPTIRKTGSYALPGVDPSKNGRKEELAEKRLAIMERNANCRMAKMILKGMDAFRDVMTKESKTVFMAKYGELVTDADLTRLLPRSAEPMYSATDIGKECGVSAQVVGKVSKSHHLKSPAGEDGEYGYWIRSKSRYSSKEVNTFVYNERGREWFMDHFGITAMVE, from the coding sequence GTGGCATGGCTTTACGTAAATCGGATGGAGGTACAGGGGCGTTCCGTCGATCTATCGGAAACCGTCGCCGTGATGGAAAGAAACGACGAGAAAGGCGAGATAAGGTCCGTTTTCGATTTTTTTCGTGCCGCAGAGAGCCGAAGGGAGGCAGAAGAGATGATAGACGTGTTGGAGGTTAATCCCGTAGCTGGTGATTCTGATTTGAGGTTATTCGAGTTCGAGCGGAAGCCCGTAAGGATTGTCTTTATAGACGGTAATCCTTGGTGGGTGGCTAAGGATGTGTGTGAGGTTTTGGAGATTTCGCGAGTAGATAGCGCTCTGAGGGCTTTGGACGCAGACGAAAAGGGTACTCAAATTTTGAGCACCCCCGGAGGAGACCAGGCAATGTCTGTTATTTCCGAATCCGGTCTCTACACGCTGATCATGCGGTCGAACAAGCCAGAGGCCAAACGATTCAAACGCTGGGTTACCCACGAGCTTCTGCCGACCATACGAAAAACCGGGAGCTACGCTCTTCCCGGCGTCGATCCATCCAAGAACGGCAGAAAGGAAGAGCTTGCGGAGAAACGTCTCGCCATCATGGAGCGAAACGCCAACTGTCGAATGGCCAAGATGATCCTGAAGGGCATGGACGCCTTCAGGGACGTCATGACCAAAGAGTCCAAGACCGTCTTTATGGCCAAGTACGGCGAGCTGGTTACAGACGCCGATCTGACCCGTCTGCTTCCCAGATCCGCCGAGCCGATGTACTCGGCCACCGATATAGGGAAGGAGTGTGGAGTATCCGCCCAGGTGGTGGGGAAGGTGTCCAAGTCCCATCATCTGAAGAGCCCGGCGGGGGAGGACGGAGAATACGGCTACTGGATAAGAAGCAAGTCCCGCTATTCCAGCAAGGAGGTCAACACCTTCGTGTACAACGAAAGAGGCAGGGAGTGGTTTATGGATCACTTCGGTATAACTGCCATGGTGGAGTAG
- a CDS encoding glycoside hydrolase family 108 protein: protein MTDRFSEVLSVVLGFEGGYADDPDDRGGRTNYGITEDTLRSAYERKIVSHNDIRSLSKADAALIYWSDYWEPIGADGMPEPLDLVMFDCAVNHGVGGAVKLLQEGLNSILKDTVLAVDGAIGPRTRAALATLRKEDARLTNGSGDVKPYSLLRYLCLEVLMNRTRLYDRLADRNMSQRKFLRGWIHNRVVKLGKSAGLED from the coding sequence GTGACGGACAGGTTCTCTGAAGTCCTCTCCGTGGTCCTGGGATTCGAGGGCGGATATGCGGACGATCCGGACGATAGGGGAGGACGGACCAATTACGGCATAACGGAAGATACCCTTAGATCCGCCTATGAGAGAAAGATAGTCTCCCATAACGACATAAGATCTCTATCGAAGGCCGACGCCGCCCTGATCTACTGGTCCGACTACTGGGAACCTATAGGAGCCGATGGGATGCCGGAACCGCTGGATCTCGTCATGTTCGACTGTGCCGTGAACCACGGCGTGGGAGGGGCCGTAAAGCTTCTACAGGAGGGGCTCAACTCGATATTGAAAGACACAGTCCTCGCAGTCGATGGAGCGATAGGTCCGAGGACCAGGGCGGCACTGGCGACTCTGAGGAAAGAGGACGCCAGGCTGACGAACGGAAGCGGCGACGTGAAGCCTTATTCCCTCCTTCGCTATCTCTGCCTTGAGGTTTTGATGAACCGTACGAGGCTGTACGATCGCCTAGCGGATAGGAATATGTCGCAACGTAAGTTCCTGCGAGGGTGGATTCACAACAGGGTAGTGAAGCTGGGGAAATCGGCGGGACTGGAGGATTGA